One genomic window of Quercus lobata isolate SW786 chromosome 9, ValleyOak3.0 Primary Assembly, whole genome shotgun sequence includes the following:
- the LOC115960736 gene encoding NAC domain-containing protein 2-like: MSTELVLPPGFRFHPTDEELVMHYLCRKCASQSIAVPIIAEIDLYKYDPWELPGKALYGEKEWYFFSPRDRKYPNGSRPNRAAGTGYWKATGADKPIGNPKPVGIKKALVFYAGKAPRGEKTNWIMHEYRLADVDRSARKKNSLRLDDWVLCRIYNKKGTLEKQELLNASNKMHNNSEMEDKKPEILNTCALPPPAALPTVAANEYVYFDTSDSVPRLHTDSSCSEHVVSPEFTCEVQSEPKYWEKNLEFPFNYMDAMDNGFVSQLQGGSSSQMSPLQDMFMYLPKTY, encoded by the exons atgtcgACTGAGTTGGTTTTACCTCCTGGGTTCAGGTTTCACCCTACTGATGAAGAGCTTGTCATGCACTATCTCTGCCGTAAATGTGCTTCACAGTCTATTGCTGTGCCTATTATAGCTGAGATCGACCTTTACAAATACGATCCATGGGAACTTcctg GTAAGGCTTTGTATGGAGAGAAAGAGTGGTACTTCTTTTCGCCTAGAGACCGGAAGTACCCGAACGGTTCAAGGCCGAATCGTGCGGCCGGAACTGGGTACTGGAAGGCTACCGGAGCTGATAAGCCGATCGGGAATCCGAAGCCGGTTGGGATCAAGAAGGCTCTGGTTTTCTATGCCGGAAAAGCTCCAAGAGGAGAGAAAACCAATTGGATTATGCATGAGTATCGGCTCGCCGATGTGGATCGCTCTGCTCGCAAAAAGAACAGCTTAAGG ctggatgattgggttttgtgtCGTATATATAACAAGAAGGGCACTCTGGAAAAGCAAGAGCTATTGAATGCTAgtaacaaaatgcataacaacTCGGAAATGGAGGATAAGAAGCCGGAGATTTTGAACACGTGTGCGCTGCCGCCACCGGCGGCTCTTCCGACGGTTGCGGCGAATGAATACGTGTACTTTGACACGTCGGATTCGGTGCCGCGGCTGCACACGGACTCGAGCTGCTCGGAGCACGTGGTATCGCCTGAGTTCACGTGCGAGGTGCAGAGCGAGCCGAAGTACTGGGAAAAGAACCTTGAATTTCCGTTTAATTACATGGATGCCATGGACAATGGGTTTGTTTCGCAATTACAGGGTGGGAGTAGCAGTCAGATGTCGCCGTTGCAGGATATGTTCATGTATCTGCCGAAGACATATTGA